In Pseudomonas nunensis, a single window of DNA contains:
- a CDS encoding antibiotic biosynthesis monooxygenase — translation MPESFTTAATTRPGFDEIVTLIIKHRVKAGFEAPYEAWLRNIVTIAGQQEGHLGVDVMRGKNAGLDMYTCVLRFCSTEAMQHWLDSPQRLELVNEATPMLADGDQTEVNPVNEFWFAPTADAASPPPPRWKQAVVTLLVILPHTLLVPLLWGPLLKLHPILSNYVLATFLITVTIVVSVVYLFMPRATRLFAPWLSHSPATKETR, via the coding sequence ATGCCTGAGTCTTTCACCACCGCTGCCACCACGCGGCCGGGTTTCGATGAGATCGTGACCCTCATCATCAAGCACCGGGTCAAGGCCGGTTTTGAAGCACCGTATGAAGCCTGGTTGCGCAACATCGTGACGATCGCCGGGCAGCAGGAAGGGCATTTGGGCGTGGACGTGATGCGCGGCAAAAACGCCGGCCTCGACATGTACACCTGCGTGCTGCGTTTTTGCTCCACCGAGGCGATGCAACACTGGCTGGATTCGCCGCAGCGCCTTGAATTGGTCAACGAAGCCACGCCGATGCTGGCCGACGGCGACCAGACCGAGGTCAACCCGGTCAATGAATTCTGGTTTGCGCCAACCGCCGATGCCGCTTCGCCACCGCCACCGCGCTGGAAGCAAGCCGTGGTGACGTTGCTGGTGATTCTGCCGCACACCTTGCTGGTGCCGCTGCTCTGGGGGCCGCTGCTCAAGCTCCACCCCATCCTGTCCAATTACGTGCTCGCCACGTTCCTGATCACCGTGACCATCGTGGTGTCGGTGGTGTACCTGTTCATGCCCAGGGCGACCCGATTGTTCGCGCCCTGGCTTTCTCATTCCCCTGCGACGAAGGAAACGCGATGA
- a CDS encoding amidohydrolase, which translates to MNADLILFNGQFHTVDRENPLASAVAIKDGRFVAVGNDGEAMALRGSGTQVIDLKGRCVIPGLNDSHLHLIRGGLNYNLELRWEGVPSLVDALRMLKDQADRTPTPQWVRVVGGWNEFQFAEKRMPTLEELNQAAPDTPVFVLHLYDRALLNRAALRVAGYTRDTPNPPGGEIVRDANGNPTGMLVARPNAMILYSTLAKGPKLPLEYQVNSTRQFMRELNRLGLTSAIDAGGGFQNYPDDYQVIEQLAKDQQLTIRIAYNLFTQKPKEELSDFKNWTSSVTLHQGDDYLRHNGAGEMLVFSAADFEDFLEPRPDLPQTMEDELEPVVRHLVEQRWPFRLHATYNESISRMLDVFEKVNRDIPFNGLPWFFDHAETITPQNIERVRALGGGIAIQDRMAFQGEYFVERYGAKAAEATPPIKRMLAEGVPVGAGTDATRVSSYNPWTSLYWMVSGRTVGGLELHAEGLSRLTALELFTHGSAWFSSEQGKKGQIKIGQLADVAALSADFFSVDEEAIKWIESVLTVVGGKVVYAAGDFEKLGPASVPVLPDWSPVVKVPGHWRPTSPMQAQVHHCSGPCGVHSHSHEKARLSNAPVSDFAGFWGAFGCSCFAF; encoded by the coding sequence ATGAACGCCGATCTGATTCTATTCAATGGCCAATTCCATACCGTTGACCGCGAAAACCCTCTGGCCAGTGCGGTCGCGATCAAGGACGGGCGCTTTGTCGCGGTCGGCAATGACGGCGAAGCCATGGCCCTGCGCGGCTCGGGCACCCAGGTCATCGACCTCAAGGGCCGCTGCGTCATCCCCGGCCTCAACGACTCGCACCTGCACCTGATCCGTGGCGGCCTCAATTACAACCTCGAACTGCGCTGGGAAGGCGTGCCTTCGCTGGTTGATGCCCTGCGCATGCTCAAGGATCAGGCCGACCGCACGCCGACCCCGCAATGGGTGCGTGTGGTGGGCGGCTGGAATGAATTCCAGTTCGCTGAAAAACGCATGCCGACCCTGGAAGAGTTGAACCAGGCCGCGCCAGACACCCCGGTGTTCGTCCTGCACTTGTATGACCGTGCCTTGCTCAACCGCGCGGCGCTGCGGGTTGCCGGCTACACCCGCGACACGCCAAACCCGCCGGGCGGCGAAATCGTGCGGGATGCAAATGGCAACCCGACCGGCATGCTGGTCGCGCGTCCGAACGCGATGATCCTCTACTCGACCCTGGCCAAAGGGCCGAAGCTGCCTCTGGAATATCAGGTCAACTCGACCCGCCAGTTCATGCGCGAACTCAATCGCCTCGGCCTGACCAGCGCCATCGATGCTGGCGGCGGTTTCCAGAACTATCCGGACGATTACCAGGTGATCGAGCAGTTGGCGAAGGACCAACAACTGACCATCCGCATCGCCTACAACCTGTTCACCCAGAAGCCGAAAGAAGAACTCAGCGACTTCAAGAACTGGACGTCGAGCGTGACCCTGCATCAGGGCGACGACTACCTGCGGCACAACGGCGCCGGCGAGATGCTGGTGTTCTCGGCGGCGGATTTCGAGGACTTCCTCGAACCGCGCCCGGACTTGCCGCAAACCATGGAAGACGAGCTGGAACCGGTGGTGCGCCACTTGGTGGAACAGCGCTGGCCGTTCCGTTTGCACGCCACTTACAACGAATCCATCAGCCGCATGCTCGACGTGTTCGAGAAGGTCAATCGCGACATTCCGTTCAACGGTTTGCCGTGGTTTTTCGACCACGCCGAAACCATCACCCCGCAGAACATCGAGCGGGTGAGGGCGCTGGGCGGTGGCATTGCGATCCAGGACCGGATGGCGTTCCAGGGCGAGTATTTCGTCGAGCGCTATGGCGCCAAAGCCGCCGAAGCCACGCCGCCGATCAAGCGCATGTTGGCCGAGGGTGTACCGGTCGGCGCCGGCACCGACGCTACGCGGGTGTCCAGCTACAATCCTTGGACCTCGCTGTACTGGATGGTCAGCGGCCGTACCGTCGGTGGTCTGGAATTGCACGCTGAAGGTTTGTCGCGACTGACCGCCCTGGAGCTGTTCACCCACGGCAGCGCCTGGTTCTCGTCCGAACAGGGCAAGAAAGGCCAGATCAAGATTGGGCAATTGGCTGACGTCGCCGCCCTCAGCGCTGACTTCTTCAGCGTGGACGAGGAAGCGATCAAGTGGATCGAGTCCGTGTTGACCGTGGTCGGCGGCAAAGTGGTGTATGCCGCCGGTGACTTCGAGAAACTCGGCCCGGCCAGCGTGCCGGTGCTGCCGGACTGGTCGCCAGTGGTGAAAGTCCCTGGCCACTGGCGCCCGACGTCGCCGATGCAGGCCCAGGTTCACCATTGCAGCGGGCCGTGTGGCGTGCACTCCCACAGCCATGAAAAGGCGCGCCTGTCGAATGCGCCGGTCAGCGATTTTGCGGGTTTCTGGGGCGCCTTTGGCTGCTCGTGCTTCGCCTTCTGA
- the ycaC gene encoding isochorismate family cysteine hydrolase YcaC — MSNVPYKRLNKDDAVVLLVDHQTGLISLVQDFSPNEFKNNVLALGDLAKFFKLPTILTTSFENGPNGPMVPELKELFPDAPYIPRPGQINAWDNEDFVKAVKATGRKQLIIAGVVTDVCVTFPTLSALAEGFEVFVVTDASGTFNETVQQAAWARMSAAGAQLVNWFSVACELQGDWRNDMEGLANLLSPRIPNYRNLMNSYSVLTAK; from the coding sequence ATGAGCAACGTTCCGTACAAACGCCTGAACAAAGACGACGCCGTTGTACTGTTGGTTGACCACCAGACCGGCCTGATCTCGTTGGTGCAGGATTTCTCGCCCAACGAATTCAAGAACAACGTACTGGCCCTCGGGGACCTGGCCAAGTTCTTCAAACTGCCGACCATCCTCACCACCAGCTTCGAAAACGGCCCGAACGGCCCGATGGTGCCTGAGCTCAAAGAACTGTTCCCGGACGCGCCGTACATCCCGCGTCCAGGCCAGATCAACGCCTGGGACAACGAAGACTTCGTCAAAGCCGTCAAGGCTACCGGCCGCAAGCAACTGATCATTGCCGGTGTGGTGACTGACGTGTGCGTGACCTTCCCAACCTTGTCGGCCCTGGCTGAAGGGTTTGAAGTGTTCGTGGTGACCGATGCTTCGGGCACCTTCAACGAAACCGTGCAACAAGCTGCTTGGGCGCGCATGTCGGCGGCCGGTGCACAACTGGTGAACTGGTTCTCCGTGGCCTGCGAGCTGCAAGGCGACTGGCGCAACGACATGGAAGGCCTGGCCAACCTGCTGTCGCCGCGCATTCCGAACTATCGCAACCTGATGAACAGCTATTCGGTGTTGACCGCCAAGTAA
- a CDS encoding mechanosensitive ion channel family protein, whose translation MSFVYDHPLSWSALLLVIDALLWHLAPLQKRVIRIGLRLALFMIFSAVIINAGVSPLQAPLFADDRVAQLGATALGIIWWLYAARVLTEVIGLVLMRRIGHSGRLLQDVIGALVFLVAIVAAAGYVLELPVKGLLATSGVVAIVVGLALQSTLSDVFSGIVLNTTKPYQVDDLVVIDGVEGKVLDIDWRATHLLTSAGTMAVVPNSVAAKAKIVNLSRPNNMHGVSISIQVPNHIRPRRVLDALDRTLQGSSTLLLNPAPKAVLKEAGETMSIYVASGFIAELSKKGDVRNQLFDLAHRHLEAAGISRQLDGVIEPSTRARALLDEVKIFRSLSEDERDRLAQAMVPQQYTAGQVVLELNEVPDSLFVIATGVVSATVPDGTGQTEAGRMGPSEVMGEQSILTDTPSQASFTALTSCIIYRIDKSLTRDCMAQRGEVGRALNKLQAVRQQNSRLALMAVPAPVKKGGFLGWLQKR comes from the coding sequence ATGTCCTTTGTCTACGACCATCCCCTGTCCTGGAGCGCCCTGTTGCTGGTGATCGACGCCCTGCTCTGGCACCTCGCGCCATTGCAGAAACGCGTGATCCGCATTGGCCTGCGCCTGGCGCTGTTCATGATCTTCAGCGCGGTGATCATCAACGCTGGTGTCAGCCCGTTGCAGGCGCCGCTGTTTGCCGACGATCGCGTGGCGCAGCTCGGGGCCACAGCGCTGGGGATTATCTGGTGGCTGTACGCCGCGCGGGTGCTGACCGAAGTCATCGGCCTGGTGCTGATGCGTCGCATCGGCCACAGCGGGCGCTTGTTGCAGGACGTCATCGGTGCGTTGGTGTTTCTGGTGGCGATCGTCGCGGCGGCCGGTTATGTGCTGGAGCTGCCGGTCAAGGGCTTGCTGGCGACGTCCGGGGTGGTGGCGATAGTGGTCGGTCTGGCGTTGCAAAGCACCTTGAGCGATGTGTTTTCCGGGATCGTACTCAACACCACCAAGCCGTATCAGGTGGATGATTTGGTGGTGATCGACGGCGTTGAAGGCAAGGTGCTCGACATCGATTGGCGCGCCACGCATTTGCTCACCAGCGCCGGCACCATGGCGGTGGTGCCGAACTCGGTGGCGGCCAAGGCGAAGATCGTCAACCTGAGCCGGCCAAACAACATGCACGGCGTGTCGATCAGCATTCAGGTGCCGAATCATATTCGTCCGCGTCGGGTGCTGGATGCGCTGGATCGTACGCTTCAGGGCAGCAGCACGTTGCTGCTGAACCCGGCGCCGAAAGCCGTGCTGAAAGAGGCTGGCGAAACCATGTCCATCTACGTGGCCAGCGGGTTTATCGCGGAACTGAGCAAAAAAGGTGACGTGCGCAATCAACTGTTCGACTTGGCCCATCGGCATCTGGAAGCGGCAGGGATTTCCCGGCAGCTCGATGGCGTGATCGAGCCATCGACCCGCGCTCGGGCATTGCTGGACGAGGTGAAAATCTTCCGTTCCCTGAGCGAGGATGAACGTGATCGACTGGCGCAAGCTATGGTCCCGCAGCAGTACACGGCGGGTCAGGTGGTGCTGGAATTGAATGAAGTGCCAGACAGCCTCTTCGTGATCGCGACCGGCGTGGTCAGCGCCACCGTGCCCGATGGCACCGGGCAAACCGAAGCCGGGCGCATGGGGCCGAGTGAAGTCATGGGCGAACAGAGCATCCTCACCGACACACCTTCACAGGCCAGCTTTACGGCGCTGACGTCGTGCATCATTTACCGGATCGACAAGTCCCTGACCCGCGATTGCATGGCGCAGCGTGGTGAGGTTGGACGGGCGTTGAACAAATTACAGGCGGTGCGGCAGCAGAACAGTCGGCTGGCGTTGATGGCCGTGCCGGCGCCGGTCAAGAAAGGTGGTTTTCTGGGGTGGCTACAAAAACGCTGA
- a CDS encoding alpha/beta hydrolase encodes MNLVKKTLTASLLALAVGNAFAAGSPGVEHSTQAFLEALAAGGGKPLEQLSPKDARAVLTGAQNSVKVDLSGVEVSERAIKVGEQSINLKIVRPAKVKGELPVFMFFHGGGWVLGDYPTHQRLIHDLVVGSGAVAVYVDYTPSPEAQYPTAINQAYAATRWVAEHGKEIGVDGKRLAVAGNSVGGNMAAVVALMAKEQKTPALRFQLLMWPVTNAQFDTGSYQQFAEGHFLTKGMMSWFWDNYTTDAGQRAQIHASPLQASTEQLKGLPAALVQTAEFDVLRDEGEAYARHLDAAGVPVTAVRYNGMIHDFGLLNPLSQIPEVKAAVRQAALELKTHLK; translated from the coding sequence ATGAACCTCGTCAAAAAGACCCTGACCGCTTCCCTCCTCGCCCTCGCCGTTGGCAACGCTTTCGCTGCTGGCAGCCCTGGCGTTGAACACAGCACCCAGGCCTTCCTCGAAGCCCTCGCTGCTGGCGGTGGCAAACCCCTCGAACAGCTGAGCCCCAAGGATGCCCGTGCGGTGCTGACCGGTGCGCAGAACTCGGTGAAAGTGGATCTGTCGGGTGTGGAAGTCAGCGAGCGTGCGATCAAGGTCGGCGAGCAAAGCATCAACCTGAAAATCGTGCGTCCGGCCAAGGTCAAGGGTGAGTTGCCGGTGTTCATGTTCTTCCACGGTGGCGGCTGGGTGTTGGGCGATTACCCGACTCACCAACGCTTGATTCATGACCTGGTGGTGGGCTCCGGCGCGGTGGCGGTGTATGTCGATTACACGCCGTCCCCGGAAGCGCAGTACCCGACCGCGATCAACCAGGCGTATGCCGCGACTCGTTGGGTCGCCGAGCACGGCAAGGAAATCGGCGTCGATGGCAAGCGCCTGGCGGTGGCTGGCAACAGTGTCGGCGGCAACATGGCGGCAGTCGTGGCGTTGATGGCCAAGGAACAGAAAACCCCGGCGCTGCGCTTTCAGTTGCTGATGTGGCCGGTGACCAACGCGCAGTTCGACACCGGGTCGTACCAGCAATTTGCCGAAGGGCATTTCCTGACCAAGGGCATGATGAGTTGGTTCTGGGACAACTACACCACCGACGCTGGCCAACGTGCGCAGATCCACGCCTCGCCGTTGCAGGCCAGCACCGAACAGCTCAAAGGCTTGCCGGCAGCACTGGTGCAAACCGCCGAGTTCGACGTGTTGCGTGACGAAGGTGAGGCCTATGCCCGTCATCTGGATGCGGCGGGTGTGCCGGTGACGGCGGTGCGTTACAACGGGATGATCCATGACTTTGGCTTGTTGAATCCGCTGAGTCAGATTCCTGAAGTGAAAGCGGCGGTGCGGCAAGCGGCGCTGGAACTGAAAACTCATCTGAAGTAG
- a CDS encoding LysR family transcriptional regulator — MNPFEDMRIFCQVMDSGSFTAAADQLGLSKQFVSRRLMQLEERLGVRLLNRSTRRLDVTPLGQSYYESALRLLSEVEQVEQGIAGQTTEPRGTIRLSAPLSFALAHLGCLLPEFLQRYRDVTVEVDLSDRPVDLLGEGYDLALRIGVLEDSTLIARRIASIQRVYCASPAYLAEHGTPDKPEDLLKHDCLPYGHGRQVQWRFEGQGKPLTVNVTGRMRVNNGELLKDAAIAGMGITYLPTFIVGAALKDGRLVPVLEDFRPEPLTLSAVYPQHRQGSRPVQAFIEFLRERLDQREGGL, encoded by the coding sequence ATGAACCCGTTCGAAGATATGCGTATTTTTTGCCAGGTCATGGACTCCGGCAGCTTCACTGCGGCAGCCGACCAATTGGGCCTGTCCAAGCAATTCGTCAGCCGTCGATTGATGCAACTGGAAGAACGCCTCGGCGTGCGTTTGCTCAATCGCTCGACCCGGCGCCTCGACGTCACGCCACTAGGCCAGAGCTACTATGAGTCAGCCTTGCGTCTGCTCAGCGAAGTCGAGCAAGTGGAGCAGGGCATCGCCGGCCAGACCACCGAACCTCGGGGGACGATTCGCCTGAGCGCGCCGCTGTCGTTCGCGCTGGCGCATTTGGGGTGTTTGCTGCCGGAGTTTTTGCAGCGCTACCGCGACGTCACCGTGGAAGTCGACCTCAGCGACCGGCCGGTGGATTTGCTCGGTGAGGGCTACGACCTGGCGTTGCGCATCGGCGTGCTGGAAGACTCGACGCTGATTGCCCGGCGCATCGCCTCGATCCAGCGCGTGTACTGCGCCAGCCCGGCGTACCTGGCCGAGCACGGCACCCCGGACAAACCCGAAGACTTGCTCAAACACGACTGTCTGCCGTATGGGCATGGGCGGCAGGTGCAGTGGCGGTTTGAAGGGCAGGGCAAGCCGTTGACGGTGAATGTCACCGGGCGGATGCGCGTGAATAACGGGGAGTTGCTCAAGGATGCGGCGATTGCAGGGATGGGGATTACCTACCTGCCGACGTTTATTGTCGGCGCGGCGTTGAAGGACGGGCGGCTGGTGCCGGTGCTGGAGGATTTTCGGCCTGAGCCGCTGACGTTATCGGCGGTGTACCCGCAGCATCGCCAAGGATCGCGGCCGGTGCAGGCGTTTATCGAGTTTTTGCGCGAGCGGTTGGATCAGCGGGAGGGTGGGTTGTAG
- a CDS encoding type II secretion system F family protein: MRFHLKAVGKAGVVSMTVEAPGHSEARRIVEDQGLRVVSLQAERHWRALRLRQRETFNLVLFSQELTTLLNAGLPLIDALESLAEKESAPQARKTLSELVRLLYEGKSFSQALGQLSAVFPPLYVALVQSSEKTGAVGEALGRYVSYRQRMDEVRQKIISASIYPLLLLIVGGGVVLFLMGYVVPRFSLVFEGLGSNLPWMSQVLMTSGMFLHTHQMEFFGSLAAIIVALAFLQRQPAFRRGVDRLIEKLPAVHQRIFMYELARFYRSLGILLQGGIPLVTAMGMVRGLLTVASRTRLDQACERVREGQSLSTALELNHLVTPVSLRLLRAGEQSGNLGQMMERSADFYDEEISRWLEWFVRLFEPLLMTFIGLLIGVIVILMYMPIFELASSIH; encoded by the coding sequence ATGCGCTTTCATCTCAAGGCTGTCGGCAAGGCCGGCGTGGTCTCGATGACCGTCGAAGCCCCCGGCCATAGCGAAGCCCGACGCATCGTCGAAGACCAGGGCTTGCGCGTGGTCAGCCTGCAGGCCGAGCGGCACTGGCGGGCCTTGCGCCTGCGCCAGCGCGAGACCTTCAACCTGGTGCTGTTCAGCCAGGAGCTGACCACGTTGCTGAACGCCGGCCTGCCGTTGATCGACGCGCTGGAAAGCCTGGCGGAAAAGGAAAGCGCGCCCCAGGCCCGCAAGACCCTGAGCGAGCTGGTGCGCCTGCTGTATGAGGGCAAATCGTTCTCCCAGGCGCTGGGCCAGTTGTCGGCGGTGTTCCCGCCGCTCTACGTGGCGCTGGTGCAGTCCAGCGAGAAGACAGGCGCCGTGGGCGAGGCGCTCGGGCGCTACGTCAGCTATCGCCAACGCATGGACGAGGTTCGGCAGAAGATCATCAGCGCCTCGATCTACCCGCTGCTGCTGTTGATTGTCGGCGGTGGCGTGGTGCTGTTTCTGATGGGCTATGTGGTGCCGCGCTTCAGCCTGGTGTTCGAAGGCCTAGGTTCGAACCTGCCCTGGATGTCGCAGGTCCTGATGACCAGCGGCATGTTCCTGCACACGCACCAGATGGAATTTTTCGGCTCGCTGGCAGCGATCATCGTCGCCCTCGCCTTCCTCCAGCGCCAACCGGCCTTTCGTCGGGGCGTGGACCGCTTGATCGAAAAACTCCCGGCAGTGCATCAGCGGATCTTCATGTACGAACTGGCGCGCTTCTACCGTTCCCTGGGGATTCTGCTGCAGGGCGGGATACCGCTCGTCACCGCCATGGGCATGGTCCGCGGCCTGCTCACCGTCGCCTCGCGCACACGCCTGGACCAGGCCTGCGAACGGGTGCGCGAAGGTCAGTCGCTGTCCACCGCGCTGGAACTCAACCATTTGGTGACCCCGGTCTCCCTGCGTTTGCTGCGTGCGGGCGAGCAGTCCGGCAACCTCGGGCAAATGATGGAACGCAGCGCCGACTTCTACGACGAAGAAATCAGCCGCTGGCTCGAGTGGTTCGTGCGCCTGTTCGAACCGTTGCTGATGACCTTCATCGGCCTGCTGATCGGGGTCATCGTGATCCTGATGTACATGCCGATTTTCGAACTGGCTTCGAGTATTCACTGA
- the gspG gene encoding type II secretion system major pseudopilin GspG, with amino-acid sequence MNQRLCSAPRSQSGFTLLELLVVLVVLGLLAGIVAPKYFAQLGRSEVKVAKAQIEGLSKALDLYRLEVGHYPSTEQGLQALVTAPSDETRWTGPYLQKKLPQDPWGRNYNYRYPGENSEYDLLSMGKDGQPGGEGENAEVTNWQ; translated from the coding sequence ATGAATCAGCGTCTGTGTTCCGCCCCGCGTTCCCAAAGCGGGTTCACCTTGCTCGAATTGTTGGTGGTGTTGGTGGTGCTTGGCCTGTTGGCCGGCATCGTCGCGCCGAAGTATTTCGCCCAGCTCGGGCGCTCGGAAGTGAAGGTCGCCAAGGCGCAGATCGAAGGCCTGAGCAAGGCACTCGATCTGTACCGTTTGGAGGTCGGCCACTACCCGTCCACCGAGCAGGGTTTGCAGGCGCTGGTCACCGCGCCCAGCGATGAAACCCGCTGGACTGGCCCGTACTTGCAGAAAAAACTGCCCCAAGACCCGTGGGGCCGTAACTACAACTACCGCTACCCCGGGGAAAACAGCGAGTACGACTTGCTGTCGATGGGCAAGGACGGACAACCCGGCGGCGAAGGCGAAAACGCTGAAGTCACTAACTGGCAATGA
- a CDS encoding lytic transglycosylase domain-containing protein, translating into MKNLTAGLLGTLLLTGIAQADVFVSMDSKGSYVLSNVHRPGRHYERVIHEPETAQLSMDQQPQMIARQPYAELVSAAATANQLPAALLHAVIQAESHYNADATSAKGAGGLMQLMPDTARELGVNDVYDPKANIQGGARYLKRLLTLFDNDISLAVAAYNAGPQAVLSRGGVIPPFAETQRYVPSVLRQYRRLQGLAVDAPL; encoded by the coding sequence ATGAAAAATCTCACCGCAGGACTGCTCGGCACGCTGCTGCTGACCGGCATCGCCCAGGCCGATGTCTTCGTTTCCATGGACTCCAAGGGCAGCTACGTTCTGTCCAATGTCCACCGTCCCGGACGGCACTATGAACGGGTAATTCACGAGCCCGAAACCGCCCAGCTGAGCATGGATCAGCAACCACAAATGATCGCCCGCCAGCCCTATGCCGAGCTGGTTTCGGCAGCGGCCACGGCCAATCAATTGCCGGCGGCGCTGCTGCACGCGGTGATCCAGGCCGAGTCGCACTACAACGCCGACGCGACCTCCGCCAAAGGCGCCGGCGGGTTGATGCAATTGATGCCCGACACCGCCCGGGAACTGGGGGTGAACGACGTCTATGACCCCAAGGCCAACATCCAGGGCGGCGCGCGTTATCTCAAGCGTTTGCTGACCTTGTTCGACAACGACATCAGCCTCGCCGTGGCGGCCTACAACGCCGGGCCGCAAGCGGTGCTCAGCCGTGGCGGGGTGATCCCGCCGTTCGCCGAAACCCAGCGTTACGTGCCCAGTGTCTTGCGCCAATACCGACGCTTGCAGGGCCTGGCCGTGGATGCGCCGTTGTGA